The Acidipropionibacterium virtanenii DNA segment GGCTGGGCGTGCTGGCCGCCGCCGCCCTGATCCCGGTCGGCGTCATCCTCGGCCGGAGTCGCCGGGAACGCTGAGAGATCCGGGCGGCCCGAGCACCTCTTGCAGGAACAGCGACGCGGGTTCGGGAAGCCTCCCGCGCGCCCACACGACCTTCAGCGGCCTGGCCAGGCGCACCCGCGGATCCAGCGGCAGCTCGATCAGGGCGCCGGTGCGCAGCTGCTCGGCCACCGCCAGCCGTGAGATCGCCGCGGGCGCCCGCCCGGTCGCGGCGGCGGTCCTGATCGCCGAGGCGCTCGGCAGTTCGGCGGCCACCCGGGCGCCTCCCGGGATCGCCCGATCGATGACCGTCCTGGTCCCCGACCCGCGCTCCCGGACCAGCAGCGGCAGCCCGGCCAGCTCCTCGGCGGTCAGCGGCGGGCCGTCTGCGCGCTGATGCCCGGGCAGCGCCACGATCACCAGCTCGTCGTGGTCGAATGTGCGGTAGTGCACGTCGCGCGGGCGCCCGAAGGACTCGATGAAGCCGAGATCGGCCCCCCTCTCGCGGATCCGCTCCAGGACGTGCTCGGAGTTCTCCATCCTCAACGAGACCTCGACGTCGGGGCGGTGACGCCGGAACCTCAGCAGGATCGGTGGCAGGACGTACTCGGCCACCGTGAGCGAGGCGCTGACCCGCACACTCGCCGAGCGGTGCCGACGCAGTGCCGTGAGGATCTCCTCGAGGTTCCGGTACGCCTCCAGCACCGGCTCCACCGCAGACGCCACGGCCCTCCCGTCGTCGGTCAAGCGCGATCCGGCGGGCGACCGCTCGACGACCTGGACCCCGCGCTCCTTCTCGAAGACCCTCAGGGCGCGGGAGACATTGGGCTGGGCCAGTCCGAGGCTGCGAGCCACCGAACCGATCGAGGACCGTCCGGACTCGGCCTCCTGGCGGGCCAGCTCGGCCAGGATGCGCAGCACTGAGGGATCGGGGTCTCGCATCCCCCCATCGTGCCATATCAGGTTGATATGGGACGGTGGAGAACTGCCCTCTACCGCCACGCCGTCCCGCCCACCAGAGTGGAGCGGGTGAGTCCTGACACCGCCGAGTCCCCCGCCGCCGCACCCGTCCCCACCCACCCGGGCAGGCCCGGACCGCGCCGCCCCGGCGATCTTCTCCGGCGCTGGTCAGCGCTCCTTCCCGGCATCGGCGTCTGCGCCGTCGCCACCGCGCTGGCCATGCTGGCCGCCCACCTCATCCCCTATCTCGGGGCGGTACTGATCGCCATCATCCTGGGCATCATCGTGCGCAATGCGGTGCCGGTGATCCCGGAGGCGCTGCAACCGGGCATCAACTTCACCGCCAAGACACTGCTGCGCGCGGGCATCGTGCTGCTGGGATTCCGGCTGGCCCTGGGCGACGTCCTGGCCCTGGGATGGGGAGCCGTCGTCGTCATCGTGGCGGTGGTGACGATCGGCTTCTCGGGAACGGTGCTCATGGGCCGGATCCTCGGTGTGCCGCGGGGCCTGAGTCTGCTCATCGGCGCCGGCTTCTCCATCTGCGGGGCCGCCGCGGTGGCCGGGGCCGCCGGCACCCTGAGGTCGAAGAAGGAGGACGTCACGGCCGCCGTCGCACTGGTCGTCCTCTTCGGAACCGCGATGATCGGGATCGTGCCCGCGACCGTCCATCTGCTCGGCCTGGATCCGCACATCGGCGGCATGTGGGCGGGAGCCTCCACCCATGAGGTGGGTCAGGTCGCGGCCATCGGCCAGATCCTCGGGCCCGATGCCCTCAAGACCGCCACTCTGGTGAAGCTCGGGCGGGTCGTCCTGCTGGCCCCGATGATGCTGGTGCTGAGTGCGATCGTGTCGCGCTCCCGCGCGCTCCAGTCCGATCCGCGTTCCCGCGCCGGTCTGGTGTCATCGACCCCCGGCGTCATCCCCGCCGGCCGCCCGCCGATCATCCCGCTGTGGGTCGCCGGATTCATCGTCGCGACCGCGATCGCCACCACCGGTGTCCTGCCCGCCTGGTTCACGGGCGCCGCCACGACCGGCCAGACCCTGCTGCTGACCGCCGCAATGTTCGGCCTGGGATGCGGGGTGCACATGAGATCTCTGCTGCGCCTGGGACTGCGCCCGGTCCTGCTGGCCCTGCTGGCGACCTGCCTGGTCGCCGGAACCGCCGGTCTGGGGGTCTGGCTGCTGGTGTAGCCCATGGCGACGAAGCCCGGGTCCTTCCTCACCCGCTCACCCCCTGAATTGTGCGGACTTTTCACCTGGTACGTGCTAGATTTCTACTGGCCGTCAAGGCAGACGAGCGAATCCGTGTGGGCACCGCAGGCCCACGAATGTGAGGACAAGTATGAGCGACATCAAGCTGGGCATCGCACCCATCGGCTGGACCAACGACGACATGCCCACGCTGGGCGGGGAGACCACCTATCAGCAGATCCTCTCCGAGGTGGCGCTGTCGGGCTTCCAGGGCACCGAGATCGGCAACAAGTACCCCAAGGATCC contains these protein-coding regions:
- a CDS encoding LysR substrate-binding domain-containing protein, which gives rise to MRDPDPSVLRILAELARQEAESGRSSIGSVARSLGLAQPNVSRALRVFEKERGVQVVERSPAGSRLTDDGRAVASAVEPVLEAYRNLEEILTALRRHRSASVRVSASLTVAEYVLPPILLRFRRHRPDVEVSLRMENSEHVLERIRERGADLGFIESFGRPRDVHYRTFDHDELVIVALPGHQRADGPPLTAEELAGLPLLVRERGSGTRTVIDRAIPGGARVAAELPSASAIRTAAATGRAPAAISRLAVAEQLRTGALIELPLDPRVRLARPLKVVWARGRLPEPASLFLQEVLGPPGSLSVPGDSGRG
- a CDS encoding YeiH family protein, with product MSPDTAESPAAAPVPTHPGRPGPRRPGDLLRRWSALLPGIGVCAVATALAMLAAHLIPYLGAVLIAIILGIIVRNAVPVIPEALQPGINFTAKTLLRAGIVLLGFRLALGDVLALGWGAVVVIVAVVTIGFSGTVLMGRILGVPRGLSLLIGAGFSICGAAAVAGAAGTLRSKKEDVTAAVALVVLFGTAMIGIVPATVHLLGLDPHIGGMWAGASTHEVGQVAAIGQILGPDALKTATLVKLGRVVLLAPMMLVLSAIVSRSRALQSDPRSRAGLVSSTPGVIPAGRPPIIPLWVAGFIVATAIATTGVLPAWFTGAATTGQTLLLTAAMFGLGCGVHMRSLLRLGLRPVLLALLATCLVAGTAGLGVWLLV